Proteins from a single region of Candidatus Delongbacteria bacterium:
- a CDS encoding tetratricopeptide repeat protein, with protein MSTRVLRLAALVALLVCGGARAADPAALLKACDEACAKYDLSRAHESATQALQAAPGQFEALWRVVRSQVDLGEDAQDKGQVKQAEAWFNKALGTSRELVRLHPGQSNAHYYRALAVGRRALFAGGKEKVSLAQEIEREALKALEIDPRNGRAHGLIGRYYREMAHLGWAKRKAAETLFGDLPKGGDEKALSHLRKATELEPTWVFAWYELAETLEVMGHKDEARKVFHKAASMPRLDHRDPLLKAEAAKRQNG; from the coding sequence ATGAGCACGAGAGTCCTGCGTCTGGCCGCTCTGGTGGCCCTGCTGGTTTGTGGCGGAGCCCGCGCGGCGGATCCGGCGGCCCTGCTCAAGGCCTGTGACGAGGCCTGCGCCAAGTACGACCTGAGCCGCGCCCACGAGAGCGCGACCCAGGCCCTGCAGGCGGCTCCGGGCCAGTTCGAAGCCCTCTGGCGCGTGGTGCGCTCCCAGGTGGACCTGGGGGAGGACGCCCAGGACAAGGGCCAGGTGAAGCAGGCGGAGGCCTGGTTCAACAAGGCGCTGGGCACCAGCCGCGAACTGGTGCGCCTGCATCCCGGCCAGAGCAACGCGCACTACTACCGGGCGCTGGCGGTGGGGCGCCGGGCGCTGTTCGCCGGCGGCAAGGAAAAGGTCAGCCTGGCGCAAGAGATTGAGCGCGAGGCTTTGAAAGCCCTGGAGATCGACCCCCGTAACGGGCGCGCTCACGGCTTGATCGGTCGCTACTACCGCGAGATGGCCCACCTGGGCTGGGCCAAGCGCAAGGCCGCCGAGACGCTGTTCGGCGACCTGCCCAAGGGTGGCGACGAGAAAGCCCTCAGTCATCTGCGCAAGGCCACGGAACTGGAGCCGACGTGGGTCTTCGCCTGGTACGAACTGGCGGAGACGCTGGAAGTGATGGGCCACAAGGATGAGGCCCGCAAGGTCTTCCACAAGGCCGCTTCCATGCCGCGCCTGGACCACCGCGATCCGCTGCTCAAGGCGGAAGCCGCCAAGCGCCAGAACGGATGA
- a CDS encoding ubiquinone/menaquinone biosynthesis methyltransferase has product MSLPDPQALSRETGSRRKAGVEAMFDRIAGRYDLLNHLLSGGTDILWRRRAVRELRLRPGGVYLDLAAGTGDYAFTMLRREPGCRVLAVDLSLGMLARLGEKTRAARQSGQISRIRGDGERLPLKPRSLDGLAIGYGIRNFPDKRQALLECGRVLKPGGRLVILELAGIPNPLLRTLFGLYFRFVLPLIGRLVSGDAMAYRYLPASVEQFPGRGPFLAWMREAGFADARAVELSGGISTLFLGTREG; this is encoded by the coding sequence ATGAGTCTGCCCGATCCCCAGGCCCTCTCCCGGGAGACGGGCAGCCGGCGCAAGGCGGGCGTGGAGGCGATGTTCGACCGCATCGCCGGGCGCTACGACCTCCTCAACCACCTGCTCTCCGGCGGAACGGACATCCTGTGGCGCCGTCGGGCCGTGCGCGAACTGCGTCTGCGGCCCGGCGGCGTCTACCTGGATCTGGCGGCCGGCACGGGCGACTACGCCTTCACCATGCTGCGCCGGGAGCCCGGCTGCCGCGTGCTGGCCGTGGACCTGTCCCTGGGCATGCTGGCCCGGCTGGGCGAAAAGACCCGGGCGGCCCGGCAGAGCGGGCAGATCAGCCGAATCCGCGGCGACGGCGAGCGCCTGCCCCTCAAGCCCCGCAGCCTGGACGGCCTGGCCATCGGCTACGGCATCCGCAACTTTCCCGACAAGCGGCAGGCCCTGCTGGAGTGCGGCCGCGTGTTGAAGCCCGGCGGCCGGTTGGTCATCCTGGAATTGGCGGGGATTCCCAATCCCCTGCTGCGCACACTGTTCGGACTGTACTTCCGCTTCGTCCTGCCCCTGATCGGCCGACTGGTGTCCGGTGATGCCATGGCCTACCGCTACCTGCCCGCCTCGGTGGAGCAGTTTCCCGGACGCGGGCCTTTTCTGGCCTGGATGCGGGAGGCCGGCTTCGCCGACGCCCGGGCCGTGGAACTCAGCGGGGGCATTTCCACCCTGTTCTTGGGAACCCGGGAAGGCTGA
- a CDS encoding PBP1A family penicillin-binding protein translates to MRSSLAARVILWTLLVLGVLGALGGLGLWWLSRDLPPLEELERYRPMLSSRLLDREGRLIGEFFQQKRVQVPLEEISPWLVETVVAVEDRRFRSHWGVDVYRVVGALAVDLGTLSYAQGASTLTQQLARNLYLSREKSLLRKLREVLTAIQIERHYSKDEILEMYLTQAYFGHGAYGVQQAAARFFGTDARELGPTQAALLVGLLKAPRHFSPYLHADRALERRSVILQVMRKRGLLRGSQYDEAQAAPLGVVAGDLSGAELAAPYFCEYVRLQLEDLQEELGVDIYRDGLEIRTTLDLDMQTAAERACAAGVARLDSISQNSFLRRDWMAWAQERWPELSDEERWQLRLKPEHRQLVDSLLAVQPALVALDPGSGAIRALVGGRDFRRSRFNRATQAIRQPGSAFKPFLYTAAIDNGYSPAFRVSNGPVSVEDGTGKLWSPQNYDGKTGGLTTLRTGLKESYNLVAVRLLMDVVPPDMVVKYARQMGITTPIETDLAMALGSSGVIPLELVSAYACLANGGIHYTPFAVEELRDRHGHVIWRQRPLSQEALSEGTAALMTDMLGSVMRDGTGSAARWRYGFKAPAAGKTGTTNSYTDAWFVGYTPLLACGVWLGHDDPQFSLGSGMAGGQAALPVWAQFMNEVYAKLQLPEAEFQRPASVVEVDICSETFEHAGPFCPNTFRELFLRSYVPQGECPLHKVAP, encoded by the coding sequence ATGAGATCCAGCCTGGCGGCGCGCGTGATCCTCTGGACCCTGCTGGTCCTGGGCGTGCTGGGCGCCCTGGGCGGGCTGGGGCTGTGGTGGCTGAGCCGCGACCTGCCCCCGCTCGAGGAGCTGGAGCGCTACCGACCCATGCTCTCCAGCCGCCTGCTGGACCGCGAGGGCCGGCTGATCGGCGAGTTCTTCCAGCAGAAGCGCGTCCAGGTGCCGCTGGAGGAGATCTCCCCCTGGCTGGTGGAGACCGTGGTGGCCGTGGAGGACCGGCGCTTCCGCTCGCACTGGGGCGTGGACGTCTATCGCGTGGTGGGGGCCCTGGCCGTGGATCTGGGCACGCTGAGCTACGCCCAGGGCGCTTCCACCCTCACCCAGCAGCTGGCCCGCAACCTCTACCTCAGTCGGGAGAAGAGCCTCCTGCGCAAGCTGCGCGAAGTGCTCACGGCGATCCAGATCGAGCGCCACTACTCCAAGGACGAGATCCTGGAGATGTATCTGACCCAGGCCTACTTCGGCCACGGGGCCTACGGCGTGCAGCAGGCCGCCGCGCGCTTCTTCGGCACCGACGCCCGGGAGCTGGGCCCCACCCAGGCGGCCCTGCTGGTGGGCCTGCTCAAGGCCCCGCGCCACTTTTCGCCCTACCTGCACGCCGACCGCGCGCTGGAGCGGCGCAGCGTCATCCTCCAGGTCATGCGCAAGCGCGGCCTGCTGCGCGGCAGCCAGTACGACGAGGCGCAGGCCGCCCCGCTGGGCGTGGTGGCCGGCGACCTGAGCGGGGCGGAACTGGCGGCGCCCTACTTCTGCGAGTACGTCCGGCTGCAGCTGGAGGACCTGCAGGAGGAACTGGGCGTGGACATCTACCGGGACGGGCTGGAGATCCGCACCACGCTGGACCTGGACATGCAGACCGCCGCCGAGCGGGCTTGCGCGGCGGGCGTGGCGCGGCTGGACTCCATTTCGCAGAACAGCTTCCTGCGGCGGGACTGGATGGCCTGGGCCCAGGAGCGCTGGCCCGAGCTGAGCGACGAGGAGCGCTGGCAGCTGCGGCTCAAGCCCGAGCACCGCCAGTTGGTGGACAGCCTGCTGGCCGTCCAGCCGGCACTGGTGGCGCTGGATCCGGGCAGCGGCGCGATCCGGGCCCTGGTGGGCGGGCGGGACTTCAGGCGCAGCCGCTTCAACCGCGCCACCCAGGCCATCCGGCAGCCGGGCTCGGCCTTCAAGCCCTTCCTCTACACGGCGGCCATCGACAACGGCTACTCGCCGGCCTTCCGCGTCTCCAACGGCCCCGTCTCCGTCGAGGACGGCACGGGCAAGCTCTGGTCGCCCCAGAACTACGACGGCAAGACCGGCGGGTTGACCACGCTGCGCACGGGGCTGAAGGAGAGCTACAACCTGGTGGCCGTGCGCCTGCTGATGGACGTGGTGCCGCCGGACATGGTGGTCAAGTACGCGCGGCAGATGGGCATCACCACGCCCATCGAGACGGACCTGGCCATGGCGCTGGGCTCCAGCGGCGTGATCCCGCTGGAACTGGTCAGCGCCTACGCCTGCCTGGCCAACGGCGGCATCCACTACACGCCCTTCGCCGTGGAGGAGCTGCGGGACCGTCACGGCCACGTGATCTGGCGCCAGCGTCCGCTCAGCCAGGAGGCCCTCTCCGAAGGCACCGCCGCCCTGATGACCGACATGCTCGGCAGCGTGATGCGCGATGGCACGGGCTCCGCCGCCCGCTGGCGCTACGGCTTCAAGGCTCCGGCGGCGGGCAAGACGGGCACGACCAATTCCTACACCGACGCCTGGTTCGTGGGCTACACGCCGCTGCTGGCCTGCGGCGTCTGGCTGGGGCACGACGATCCGCAATTCAGCCTGGGTTCGGGGATGGCCGGCGGCCAGGCCGCCCTGCCGGTCTGGGCCCAGTTCATGAACGAGGTCTACGCCAAGCTCCAGCTGCCGGAGGCGGAATTCCAGCGGCCGGCCTCGGTGGTGGAGGTGGACATCTGCAGCGAGACCTTCGAGCACGCGGGGCCCTTCTGTCCGAACACGTTCCGCGAGTTGTTTCTGCGCTCCTACGTGCCGCAGGGCGAGTGTCCGCTGCACAAGGTGGCGCCCTGA
- a CDS encoding UDP-2,3-diacylglucosamine diphosphatase — translation MQPLFLISDIHAGIRHDADDPARLADFVQVLERARAEGSELCILGDLFDFWFEWREVLPSRHLPWLAALLRAVEGGLAISILPGNHDFRLGGLLETRLALRHPGDWERRTALGGQIVLHHGDGLDPAERGYRLMRRVFRSNWAQWAFRWLHPDLGMRVADWAGAGDRTHVWSRAELTAYLKRGLPLLLQPEDRLLAMGHVHVAARFLWDSTVVGTLPPFVHKSRGFCIWDGERLSFEYLRPELAPALLEERLR, via the coding sequence GCGCGCCTGGCGGATTTCGTCCAGGTGCTGGAGCGGGCGCGGGCCGAGGGCTCCGAGCTCTGCATCCTGGGCGACCTGTTCGACTTCTGGTTCGAGTGGCGCGAGGTGCTGCCCAGCCGGCATCTGCCCTGGCTGGCGGCCCTGCTGCGCGCCGTGGAGGGCGGCTTGGCGATCTCCATCCTGCCCGGCAACCACGACTTCCGCCTGGGCGGGCTGCTGGAAACCCGGCTGGCCCTGCGCCATCCCGGCGACTGGGAACGCCGCACGGCCCTGGGCGGGCAGATCGTGCTGCACCACGGCGACGGGCTGGATCCGGCGGAGCGCGGCTACCGGCTCATGCGCCGGGTCTTCCGCTCGAACTGGGCCCAGTGGGCCTTCCGCTGGCTGCATCCGGACCTGGGCATGCGCGTGGCGGACTGGGCCGGGGCCGGCGATCGGACCCACGTCTGGAGTCGGGCCGAGCTGACCGCCTACCTGAAGCGGGGGCTGCCGCTGCTGCTGCAGCCGGAGGACCGCTTGCTGGCCATGGGCCACGTGCACGTGGCGGCCCGGTTCCTGTGGGATTCCACGGTGGTCGGCACCCTGCCGCCCTTCGTCCACAAGTCGCGCGGCTTCTGCATCTGGGACGGCGAGAGGCTGAGTTTCGAGTACCTGCGCCCGGAGCTGGCGCCGGCCCTGCTGGAGGAGCGGCTGCGATGA